In one Neobacillus sp. WH10 genomic region, the following are encoded:
- a CDS encoding nitrate reductase subunit alpha, protein MKTKSSSFLKKLRYFKPIDTSLDGWSQLTVGDREWENVYRQRWAHDKVVRTTHGVNCTGSCSWKVFVKDGIITWENQQTDYPSCGPDMPEFEPRGCPRGASFSWYVYSPLRVKYPYVRGALLKLYREALKQENDPVKAWASIVENPEKTKQYKSARGKGGFIRATKEEVNEMISASLIYTTKRFGPDRIAGFTPIPAMSMVSYAAGSRFLSMLGAPMLSFYDWYADLPPASPQIWGEQTDVPESSDWYNSGYIMMWGSNVPMTRTPDAHFMTEVRYKGTKVVTVSPDYAENVKFADDWLPIQPGEDAALAQAMTHVILKEFYVDKKTDYFYEYAQKYTDLPYLITLKQNGQAYVSDRFLTASDLGMPFTHAEWKTAIIDRQSGKIMIPNGSIGHRWGNKGQWNLLQEDEQGNLFEPELTVLGQEDRIVDIEFPFFDRDQTRTVSRPVPVKKVVKASGEEIYVTTVFDLMLAHYGVNRKELGKGKSFSYEDQHPYTPAWQEKYTGIDKKLVVKIAREFAQNAVDTNGRSMIIMGAGINHWFNGDTIYRSILNLVLLTGSQGVNGGGWAHYVGQEKCRVPEGWGTIAFGRDWSMPPRLQNATSFYYFATDQWRYEETKMNELASPLVKKARYRHSADYNVLAARLGWLPSYPQFNRNSINLYEDAQKAGAKTAEDAIKYAVNELKTGKMEFAVEDPDHPDNFPRNLFVWRSNLISSSGKGHEYFLKHLLGTSNGLLGDENQSMRPEEMKWRSEGAEGKLDLLVSIDFRMAGNALYSDIVLPAATWYEKHDISSTDMHPFVHPFNPAINPPWEAQSDWDTFKGIAKEFSEMAEKHFSEPIKDLVTVPLQHDTPDEIAQPFGKVLDWKKGEVEAVPGVTMPRMIFVERDYRKIYEKFIALGPLVEKNPVGAHGISFSVAEQYQQLKGMNGTVEMAGISHGMPSIESGRQAAEAMMTLSSATNGKVAMKAWEAEEAKTGLSLKDIAEDQASVHHTFQDISIQPRKVIPTPIFTGSNKGNKRYSPFTTNIERFVPFRTLTGRQHFYLDHEIITEYGENFPIYKPTLPEMVFSSRDQVPEKHENEITLRYLTPHGKWNIHSTYQDNLTMLTLFRGGPHVWMSEKDAEKAGIQDNDWVEVYNRNGVVAARAVTSHKMPKGTLYMYHAQDKHINTPGSTITRERGGTHNSPTKIHVKPTQLIGGYAQLSYGFNYYGPIGNQRDLYVSVRKMKEVPWLED, encoded by the coding sequence ATGAAAACAAAATCGAGCAGCTTTTTAAAAAAGCTTCGCTATTTTAAACCAATTGACACGAGCTTGGATGGCTGGAGCCAGCTGACTGTCGGAGACCGGGAATGGGAAAATGTCTATCGCCAGCGTTGGGCGCACGATAAGGTTGTAAGAACAACACATGGCGTTAACTGTACCGGATCGTGCAGCTGGAAGGTATTTGTTAAGGATGGGATCATCACATGGGAAAACCAGCAAACGGATTATCCAAGCTGTGGACCGGATATGCCGGAATTTGAACCAAGGGGGTGTCCGCGGGGGGCAAGCTTTTCCTGGTACGTGTATAGCCCGCTTCGTGTGAAATACCCTTATGTTCGCGGGGCTCTCCTGAAATTATATCGTGAAGCGCTAAAACAGGAAAACGATCCGGTCAAAGCATGGGCAAGTATTGTCGAAAATCCTGAAAAGACAAAGCAGTATAAATCTGCCCGTGGTAAAGGTGGCTTCATCCGAGCCACAAAGGAAGAAGTCAATGAAATGATTTCCGCATCGCTTATTTATACAACGAAGAGATTCGGACCTGATCGGATTGCTGGATTTACTCCTATTCCCGCCATGTCAATGGTTAGTTATGCAGCGGGATCACGCTTTTTATCGATGCTTGGAGCTCCGATGCTTAGCTTCTATGACTGGTATGCTGATCTGCCGCCAGCCTCCCCACAAATCTGGGGGGAGCAAACCGATGTTCCAGAGAGCAGCGACTGGTATAACTCCGGGTATATCATGATGTGGGGCTCCAATGTACCAATGACCAGAACACCTGACGCTCACTTTATGACAGAGGTCCGCTATAAGGGAACAAAAGTGGTTACCGTCAGCCCGGACTATGCGGAAAATGTAAAGTTTGCGGATGACTGGCTTCCAATCCAGCCTGGAGAAGATGCTGCGTTAGCGCAGGCGATGACCCATGTTATTTTAAAGGAGTTTTATGTCGACAAGAAGACGGATTACTTTTATGAATACGCCCAAAAATATACCGACCTTCCATACTTGATTACGCTTAAACAGAACGGGCAAGCTTATGTTTCTGACCGCTTCTTAACGGCAAGTGACTTAGGAATGCCATTCACGCATGCAGAATGGAAAACAGCTATCATCGATAGGCAGTCAGGGAAAATTATGATTCCTAACGGTAGTATCGGTCATCGTTGGGGGAACAAAGGACAGTGGAACCTGTTGCAAGAGGATGAACAGGGGAATCTGTTTGAGCCGGAGTTAACAGTTCTTGGCCAGGAAGACCGTATCGTTGACATCGAATTCCCGTTTTTTGACCGCGATCAAACAAGGACGGTTTCTCGCCCTGTTCCCGTGAAGAAGGTGGTAAAAGCATCTGGTGAAGAAATATATGTTACGACAGTGTTTGATCTTATGCTTGCCCACTATGGGGTGAATCGTAAGGAGCTAGGCAAAGGAAAGTCATTTAGTTATGAAGATCAGCACCCATACACACCGGCCTGGCAGGAAAAATATACAGGAATAGATAAAAAGCTGGTAGTAAAAATCGCTAGAGAATTTGCCCAAAATGCCGTCGATACAAATGGACGTTCCATGATTATCATGGGTGCAGGAATTAACCACTGGTTTAATGGTGACACCATTTACCGAAGCATTTTAAACCTAGTGTTATTGACTGGTTCACAGGGCGTCAATGGCGGTGGATGGGCTCATTATGTCGGGCAAGAAAAATGCCGCGTCCCGGAAGGCTGGGGAACGATTGCCTTTGGCCGTGACTGGTCGATGCCGCCGCGCCTGCAAAATGCAACATCTTTCTATTATTTTGCCACAGATCAATGGCGCTATGAAGAGACAAAGATGAATGAGCTTGCTTCACCACTTGTGAAAAAAGCAAGATACCGGCATTCAGCCGATTACAACGTTCTCGCCGCAAGATTAGGCTGGCTGCCCTCTTATCCGCAATTTAATCGAAACTCTATCAATCTATATGAAGATGCGCAAAAAGCAGGGGCCAAAACGGCAGAGGATGCTATTAAGTATGCGGTAAATGAGTTGAAAACTGGCAAGATGGAATTTGCGGTTGAAGATCCAGATCATCCTGATAACTTCCCAAGAAACTTGTTTGTTTGGCGTTCTAATTTAATTTCAAGTTCGGGAAAAGGACATGAATATTTCCTAAAGCACCTGCTTGGCACCTCCAATGGGCTCCTGGGAGATGAAAACCAGTCAATGAGGCCGGAGGAAATGAAATGGCGGTCTGAGGGTGCAGAAGGTAAACTCGATCTCCTTGTCTCCATCGATTTCCGAATGGCGGGGAATGCACTGTATTCTGATATTGTTTTACCTGCGGCCACTTGGTACGAAAAGCATGATATTAGCAGTACTGATATGCATCCGTTTGTTCATCCATTCAATCCGGCGATTAATCCGCCTTGGGAAGCACAATCTGATTGGGATACATTTAAAGGGATTGCCAAGGAATTTTCCGAAATGGCGGAGAAGCATTTCTCGGAACCAATCAAGGACCTGGTAACAGTCCCGCTCCAGCATGACACGCCAGATGAAATAGCTCAGCCTTTTGGTAAGGTGCTTGATTGGAAAAAAGGTGAAGTAGAAGCTGTGCCGGGTGTTACAATGCCGCGAATGATTTTTGTAGAACGCGATTATCGGAAAATATATGAAAAATTTATTGCCCTTGGGCCGCTTGTCGAGAAAAATCCTGTTGGGGCACACGGAATTTCTTTTTCCGTGGCAGAGCAATATCAGCAGTTGAAGGGTATGAACGGGACGGTCGAAATGGCGGGAATTTCTCATGGCATGCCAAGCATTGAGTCAGGACGACAGGCAGCGGAAGCGATGATGACCTTATCTAGTGCAACAAATGGGAAAGTGGCTATGAAGGCATGGGAAGCAGAGGAAGCAAAAACAGGACTTTCCTTAAAGGACATCGCAGAGGACCAAGCATCTGTACATCATACTTTTCAGGATATTTCTATCCAGCCGCGTAAGGTGATTCCAACGCCAATATTCACCGGGTCAAATAAAGGGAATAAACGCTATTCACCGTTTACGACCAATATTGAACGCTTTGTCCCATTCCGAACATTAACGGGGCGGCAGCATTTTTATCTTGACCATGAAATTATCACTGAATACGGGGAAAATTTCCCTATTTATAAACCGACATTACCGGAAATGGTTTTTTCCAGCCGTGATCAAGTACCGGAGAAACATGAGAATGAAATTACCCTTAGATATTTAACACCGCACGGGAAATGGAATATTCACAGCACCTATCAAGATAATTTAACGATGCTGACACTTTTCCGCGGCGGACCGCATGTATGGATGAGTGAAAAGGATGCCGAGAAAGCGGGTATTCAAGACAATGATTGGGTCGAAGTTTACAATCGAAATGGCGTTGTCGCAGCAAGGGCGGTAACAAGTCATAAAATGCCAAAAGGAACGCTGTATATGTACCATGCGCAGGATAAGCACATTAATACTCCAGGTTCGACGATTACCCGTGAACGGGGCGGAACGCATAACAGTCCTACCAAAATCCATGTGAAGCCAACCCAACTTATTGGGGGCTATGCACAGCTTAGCTATGGGTTTAACTATTATGGTCCGATCGGAAACCAACGTGATCTTTACGTTTCTGTCAGAAAGATGAAGGAGGTGCCTTGGCTTGAAGATTAA
- the narJ gene encoding nitrate reductase molybdenum cofactor assembly chaperone, with product MMNSMFSKDETEVRDSFKMISYLLQYPDKRWLQWRELVEEVEEFESPSLKTPLVSFLKAIGDISIDDLEQYYVDLFDFNPACSLSLSYLKAGEQRERGQILVELKSLYKDYGYEMTDEELSDYLPVVLEFASVAPLQISANLLGSLREPIEKLKNEFEMLKSPYLFLISACLAGMELLEKKLLSGRRE from the coding sequence ATGATGAATTCCATGTTCTCAAAAGATGAGACCGAGGTCCGCGACTCCTTTAAAATGATTTCCTATCTACTACAGTATCCTGATAAAAGGTGGCTGCAATGGAGAGAACTGGTTGAAGAGGTCGAGGAATTTGAAAGTCCATCGCTCAAGACTCCGCTTGTCTCTTTTTTGAAGGCAATTGGCGATATTTCTATCGATGATTTAGAACAGTATTATGTTGACTTGTTTGATTTTAACCCTGCCTGCTCCCTTTCGTTGAGCTACTTGAAAGCGGGAGAACAGCGAGAACGAGGGCAAATTTTAGTAGAATTAAAGTCATTGTATAAGGACTATGGCTATGAAATGACAGATGAGGAGCTATCCGATTATTTGCCGGTTGTATTAGAATTTGCCTCGGTTGCCCCCCTGCAAATTTCCGCTAATCTGCTAGGTAGTTTGCGGGAGCCGATTGAAAAATTGAAGAATGAATTCGAAATGTTGAAAAGTCCGTATCTATTTTTAATCTCAGCCTGTTTAGCCGGAATGGAATTACTCGAAAAAAAACTTTTATCAGGGAGGAGGGAATAG
- the narI gene encoding respiratory nitrate reductase subunit gamma has protein sequence MLQFLWVIFPYLMITIFIVGHIYRYNVDQLSWTAKSSEFLEKKTLKWGSLFFHIGILLVSVGHIVGLLVPKSLLESFGVSESMYHSGAVYVGGFAGIITLIGILILMNRRLTNKRVRITSDTSDIITLILIFLIIIIGIYNTVIGTRLHPDFDYRETISPWFRGLLTFVPDPSLMRGVPLGFQLHILISFALIGIWPFTRLVHVWSVPLTYFKRRYIIYRKRAG, from the coding sequence GTGCTTCAATTTCTATGGGTGATATTTCCTTACTTAATGATTACGATTTTTATTGTCGGGCATATTTACCGTTACAATGTGGACCAATTGTCATGGACGGCTAAATCAAGTGAATTTTTGGAAAAAAAGACGTTAAAATGGGGAAGCCTGTTTTTTCATATTGGGATCCTGCTTGTTTCTGTCGGGCATATAGTCGGTCTCTTGGTTCCGAAATCTCTTCTGGAAAGCTTTGGAGTGAGTGAATCTATGTATCACTCTGGTGCTGTGTATGTGGGAGGGTTCGCCGGGATTATTACTCTGATTGGGATACTCATTCTGATGAATCGCCGGCTAACGAATAAACGTGTGCGGATTACAAGTGATACTAGTGACATTATCACATTGATCCTCATCTTTCTGATTATCATAATTGGAATCTATAATACTGTTATCGGAACCCGGCTCCATCCCGATTTTGATTATCGCGAAACCATTAGTCCATGGTTCAGAGGACTGCTCACTTTTGTGCCGGATCCTTCCTTAATGAGAGGGGTGCCTCTTGGTTTTCAGTTGCATATTTTGATCTCGTTCGCCTTGATCGGAATCTGGCCATTTACTCGGCTTGTCCATGTGTGGAGTGTCCCTCTAACCTATTTCAAGCGGCGCTATATCATTTATCGAAAAAGGGCAGGCTAA
- a CDS encoding sigma-70 family RNA polymerase sigma factor: protein MLEGNDHAFRLLVEKYRNDVFRTVFAVLRDQKEAEDAAQEVFMKIYTSLPKYEFQGFKTWMTRIAVNHAIDVKRKQARRREEVAEALEQQALATPRDSVEKEIIEHDRRTLVRKKLNEVPENYREVIYGFYIAEKSYQQMAEEQNVQVKTIETKLYRARSWMKKNWKEDDFS from the coding sequence GTGCTGGAAGGCAATGATCATGCCTTTCGTCTTTTGGTTGAGAAGTACCGCAATGATGTGTTCCGGACTGTCTTTGCTGTTCTTCGCGATCAAAAGGAAGCGGAAGACGCTGCACAGGAAGTGTTTATGAAAATTTACACCTCTCTCCCTAAATATGAATTCCAAGGTTTTAAAACGTGGATGACGCGTATTGCCGTTAACCATGCGATAGATGTTAAACGAAAACAGGCAAGACGAAGAGAGGAAGTTGCGGAGGCCCTCGAGCAGCAGGCATTAGCGACACCGAGGGATAGCGTGGAAAAGGAAATTATTGAGCACGACCGACGCACACTTGTTAGGAAAAAGCTGAATGAAGTACCTGAGAATTACCGTGAAGTGATCTACGGCTTTTACATAGCGGAAAAAAGCTACCAGCAAATGGCCGAGGAACAAAATGTCCAAGTCAAAACGATTGAGACGAAACTGTACCGGGCTCGAAGCTGGATGAAAAAGAATTGGAAGGAGGATGATTTTTCATGA
- a CDS encoding LPXTG cell wall anchor domain-containing protein yields MNKWGKVIAGLAIIGAGIGFLFRKRKGGEGA; encoded by the coding sequence ATGAATAAGTGGGGAAAAGTGATAGCAGGACTGGCTATAATCGGAGCCGGGATTGGCTTCCTTTTTAGAAAAAGAAAGGGAGGAGAAGGAGCATGA